The Haloplanus salinarum genome includes a region encoding these proteins:
- a CDS encoding methyltransferase domain-containing protein, with translation MGLLEDKSRARLFYKYLSTVYDRVNPFIWNEEMRAEALELLDLDPDDRVLDVGCGTGFGTEGLLQYTDDVHGLDQSIHQMEKAFEKFGRTDEVNFYRGDAERLPFADDSFDAVWSSGSIEYWPNPVDALAEFRRVVRPGGPVLVVGPNYPSSTVFQRLADAIMLFYDEAEADRMFAEAGFPDVEHVTMGPTYNPEIAITTLARAPE, from the coding sequence ATGGGCCTCCTCGAAGACAAGTCCCGGGCGCGGCTGTTCTACAAGTACCTCTCGACGGTGTACGACCGCGTCAACCCGTTCATCTGGAACGAGGAGATGCGCGCCGAGGCGCTCGAACTCCTCGATCTCGACCCCGACGACCGGGTGCTGGACGTGGGCTGTGGCACGGGCTTCGGCACCGAGGGACTGCTCCAGTACACCGACGACGTCCACGGGCTGGACCAGAGCATCCACCAGATGGAGAAGGCCTTCGAGAAGTTCGGGCGCACCGACGAGGTGAACTTCTACCGCGGCGACGCCGAACGGCTCCCCTTCGCGGACGACAGCTTCGACGCCGTCTGGTCCTCGGGCTCGATCGAGTACTGGCCCAACCCGGTGGACGCCCTCGCGGAGTTTCGGCGGGTCGTCAGGCCCGGCGGGCCGGTGCTGGTCGTCGGCCCCAACTACCCCAGTAGCACGGTCTTCCAGCGTCTCGCCGACGCAATCATGCTCTTCTACGACGAGGCGGAGGCCGACCGGATGTTCGCCGAGGCCGGCTTCCCCGACGTCGAACACGTGACGATGGGACCGACGTACAACCCCGAAATCGCGATCACGACGCTCGCGCGCGCCCCCGAGTAA
- a CDS encoding type IV pilin, translating into MAVRTAVGLPVAVVLALAVVGVSLGTLPADSTTVAPTLAVEGDRITLTNRGAAVDVRRLTVRVRVDGTPLAHQPPIPFFSARGFRPGPTGPFNAGADPTWGSGERASFRVASTNRPSIDAGDRVTVELRREGRRLVVLSATA; encoded by the coding sequence ATGGCCGTCCGGACCGCGGTGGGGCTTCCCGTCGCCGTCGTCCTCGCCCTCGCCGTCGTCGGCGTCTCGCTCGGGACGCTCCCCGCCGACTCGACGACCGTCGCCCCGACCCTCGCGGTCGAGGGGGATCGGATCACCCTCACCAACCGTGGCGCCGCGGTCGACGTGCGTCGCCTGACGGTTCGCGTCCGCGTCGACGGGACGCCACTCGCCCACCAGCCGCCGATACCCTTCTTTTCGGCACGGGGGTTCCGCCCCGGCCCGACCGGGCCGTTCAACGCCGGCGCCGATCCGACCTGGGGGTCCGGCGAGCGGGCGTCGTTCCGCGTCGCGTCGACGAACCGGCCGTCGATCGACGCCGGGGACCGCGTGACCGTCGAACTGCGACGCGAGGGACGGCGACTCGTCGTCCTGTCCGCGACCGCCTGA
- a CDS encoding DUF7096 domain-containing protein, protein MRALPVLVVALLLSAAVGAAGGLGETAAVERSPDRTGTAPPALDDPTVAQTDDNGSSPGQINVLDVPAGSVERSGVDEHYVDLGPSVGLSANATTERFRTLAMVERVQRAETTELRRERLRTALRDLETAVDDLDDRQTAAVEAYGQGELTARELLVVLVRISIVGEELGERRARLEALVADTRGFDVDRGRLASIGNRLSAFDGPVRAHARAVLDGEAAPHRFYVATGSASVVVSTVVDDAYVREAYRGDLRNGAGDAIELEVALDIVADGYPVIWNTTREQTQVFGGGETYPVRIGHSRGDLTAFVDSDARLVYAEHQRHPLEAVVADRRLEATGDGVRLVVNHTYPGGPVQVQASDPTTGDPVDATVRVKAGPTPPERIGTTGSDGTLWTLSPNRQYTVTVEARGENVSTVVAPGEPPRVVPRDRSGDGVNGTPTSTATTSVADLHTR, encoded by the coding sequence ATGAGAGCCCTCCCCGTTCTCGTGGTTGCCCTCCTCCTCTCCGCCGCGGTCGGGGCCGCGGGCGGTCTCGGGGAGACCGCCGCCGTCGAGCGGTCACCCGACCGGACCGGAACCGCACCGCCGGCGCTCGACGATCCGACCGTCGCCCAGACCGACGACAACGGATCGTCCCCCGGGCAAATCAACGTTCTCGACGTCCCGGCCGGATCGGTCGAGCGGTCGGGGGTCGACGAACACTACGTCGACCTCGGGCCCTCGGTCGGCCTCTCGGCCAACGCGACGACCGAGCGCTTCCGGACGCTCGCGATGGTCGAGCGCGTCCAGCGCGCCGAGACGACGGAACTGCGGCGCGAGCGCCTGCGGACGGCGCTTCGCGACCTCGAGACGGCGGTCGACGACCTCGACGACAGACAGACCGCCGCGGTCGAGGCGTACGGGCAAGGCGAGTTGACCGCCCGGGAACTGCTGGTCGTCCTGGTCCGGATCAGCATCGTCGGCGAGGAACTCGGCGAACGACGGGCGCGACTGGAGGCGTTGGTCGCGGACACCCGCGGGTTCGACGTCGACCGCGGTCGACTCGCCTCGATCGGCAATCGCCTCTCGGCGTTCGACGGGCCGGTCCGGGCACACGCTCGGGCGGTCCTCGACGGGGAAGCCGCCCCGCACCGGTTCTACGTCGCGACCGGGTCCGCGAGCGTCGTCGTCTCGACCGTCGTCGACGACGCGTACGTCCGGGAGGCGTACCGCGGCGACCTCCGGAACGGCGCCGGCGACGCCATCGAACTCGAAGTCGCCCTCGACATCGTCGCCGACGGCTATCCCGTGATCTGGAACACGACACGCGAGCAGACGCAGGTGTTCGGCGGCGGCGAGACCTACCCCGTCAGGATCGGCCACAGCCGTGGCGACCTGACGGCCTTCGTCGACAGCGACGCCCGGCTCGTCTACGCCGAACACCAGCGACACCCGCTGGAGGCGGTCGTCGCGGACCGGCGCCTCGAAGCGACCGGCGACGGCGTCAGGCTCGTCGTCAACCACACCTACCCCGGCGGGCCGGTGCAGGTGCAGGCCAGCGATCCGACGACCGGCGACCCCGTGGACGCGACCGTCCGGGTCAAGGCGGGACCGACCCCGCCCGAGCGGATCGGCACGACCGGCAGCGACGGCACGCTCTGGACGCTCTCGCCCAACCGGCAGTACACCGTCACCGTCGAGGCCCGCGGGGAGAACGTCAGCACCGTCGTGGCGCCGGGCGAGCCCCCGCGAGTGGTGCCGCGCGATCGGTCCGGGGACGGCGTCAACGGGACGCCGACGAGTACCGCGACGACGTCCGTCGCGGACCTTCATACCCGATGA
- a CDS encoding helix-turn-helix transcriptional regulator: MRIAASLLALLILLSGAFPAVAVDGTDAPAAPGQAGAATPSPADRPALAGPAHARIDNPTVTEIYLAPDPGGDARWTVSLRYNLSSEADRAAFDRYGRAFEAGDAGVGLDVDFFRTLADEASRATDREMSIRNPTRNATVDNGTGVLSLSFTWTNFVTDTEDGFVIEDAVLMPGDRTWLASIEPSQRLVVETPTEYQVTDTRFGLDNGSVVVEGPHTFEEPLTISYQRTAPEEPNGQSPPWSLIGGALLVGLGLAVAVYVRRRRDGTSPPTADRGTDGAAAGDDAEVSAADTEAPAEDVAAEADTDADTADDDTEASAGDETAVDPSLLSDEERVERLLTENGGRMKQARIVRETGWSDAKVSQLLSTMADDGRIEKLRLGRENLISLPDDDTET; this comes from the coding sequence ATGCGGATCGCCGCGTCCCTCCTCGCCCTCCTGATCCTCCTGTCCGGGGCGTTCCCCGCGGTCGCAGTCGACGGGACCGACGCCCCCGCCGCACCGGGACAGGCGGGTGCCGCCACGCCGTCGCCCGCCGACCGTCCGGCGCTCGCCGGCCCCGCCCATGCCCGCATCGACAACCCGACCGTCACCGAAATCTACCTCGCCCCCGACCCCGGGGGCGACGCCCGCTGGACCGTCTCGCTCCGGTACAACCTCTCCTCGGAGGCCGATCGGGCGGCGTTCGACCGCTACGGTCGGGCCTTCGAGGCCGGCGACGCCGGCGTCGGCCTCGACGTCGACTTCTTCCGGACGCTCGCGGACGAGGCGAGTCGAGCCACCGACCGGGAGATGTCGATCCGGAACCCCACCCGGAACGCCACCGTCGACAACGGCACCGGCGTGCTCAGCCTCTCGTTCACTTGGACGAACTTCGTCACCGACACCGAGGACGGCTTCGTCATCGAGGACGCGGTGTTGATGCCCGGCGACCGGACCTGGCTCGCCTCCATCGAACCCTCGCAGCGACTGGTCGTCGAGACACCCACGGAGTATCAGGTCACTGACACGCGGTTCGGCCTCGACAACGGCTCGGTCGTCGTCGAGGGGCCCCACACCTTCGAGGAACCGCTGACCATCTCCTACCAGCGGACCGCTCCCGAGGAACCGAACGGTCAGTCGCCGCCGTGGTCGCTGATCGGTGGCGCGCTCCTGGTCGGCCTGGGTCTCGCCGTCGCCGTCTACGTCCGCCGTCGGCGTGACGGGACGTCGCCCCCGACGGCCGACCGCGGGACCGACGGGGCCGCGGCCGGCGACGACGCCGAGGTCAGCGCCGCCGACACCGAGGCGCCGGCCGAGGACGTGGCCGCGGAGGCCGATACCGACGCCGACACCGCGGACGACGACACGGAGGCGTCGGCGGGCGACGAAACGGCCGTCGATCCCTCCCTGCTCTCCGACGAGGAGCGCGTCGAACGCCTCCTGACCGAGAACGGGGGGCGGATGAAACAGGCCCGGATCGTCCGCGAGACGGGGTGGTCGGACGCCAAGGTCTCCCAACTGCTCTCGACGATGGCAGACGACGGCCGGATCGAGAAGCTCAGACTCGGCCGCGAGAACCTCATCTCGCTGCCGGACGATGACACGGAGACGTAA
- a CDS encoding electron transfer flavoprotein subunit beta/FixA family protein, whose protein sequence is MKVLVTVKEVAEVADDFEIEGLTIPEKFLEYDLNEWDDYAVEAAVRIAEDRDEDVEVVAVTVGPERSEETIRMALAKGVDRAVRIWDDSLAEAGLVAPTATARVLAAVAEDEDPDLVLSGVQAADDGFGATGVALAEHLDYAWAAVVNALELDDGTASVRRELEGGVEELTTVPLPAVLTIQTGINDPRYASLRGIRQAQRKELDVRTLADLGLDPSVLDGDLTLAGMAKPESESDVTLFEGSAAEAAADLETVLRDAGVGAE, encoded by the coding sequence ATGAAGGTTCTCGTGACCGTCAAGGAGGTCGCCGAAGTCGCCGACGACTTCGAGATCGAGGGGCTGACCATCCCGGAGAAGTTCCTCGAGTACGACCTCAACGAGTGGGACGACTACGCCGTCGAGGCCGCGGTCCGGATCGCGGAGGACCGCGACGAGGACGTGGAGGTCGTCGCCGTCACGGTCGGCCCCGAGCGCAGCGAGGAGACGATCCGCATGGCCCTGGCGAAGGGGGTCGACCGCGCGGTCCGGATCTGGGACGATTCGCTGGCCGAGGCGGGGCTGGTCGCTCCGACCGCCACCGCCCGCGTCCTCGCGGCGGTCGCCGAGGACGAGGACCCGGACCTCGTCCTGTCGGGCGTGCAGGCCGCCGACGACGGCTTCGGCGCGACGGGCGTCGCCCTCGCGGAACACCTCGACTACGCGTGGGCCGCGGTCGTCAACGCGTTGGAACTCGACGACGGGACGGCGTCGGTGCGACGGGAACTCGAGGGTGGTGTCGAGGAACTCACCACCGTCCCCCTGCCCGCGGTCCTCACGATCCAGACGGGGATCAACGACCCGCGGTACGCGAGTCTGCGGGGGATCAGACAGGCCCAGCGGAAGGAACTCGACGTCCGGACGCTCGCCGACCTCGGCCTCGATCCGTCGGTCCTCGACGGCGACCTGACGCTCGCCGGGATGGCGAAACCCGAGAGCGAGTCGGACGTCACGCTGTTCGAGGGGAGCGCGGCGGAGGCGGCGGCCGACCTCGAGACGGTCCTGCGGGACGCGGGGGTGGGCGCGGAATGA
- a CDS encoding electron transfer flavoprotein subunit alpha/FixB family protein: MSDGDVLAVVEHRRGSLRPVSYELIAAGSDLAADLGGDLHVAVIGGDVEGFAERVNRAGVDTIHVVDEGEEFNHDVYAATTTALFEAVEPSVLLMPNSVNGLDYAPAVATRLSVPLVSDAVDLSVDNGLVVTRETYGSKVETDVETTTPVAVTIRGGEWPPAEDPGDAAVEPFDVDVDEASVRSTVRGFEEVGAGDVDIGEAEFIVSVGRGIEEEENLELIEELADALDATVAASRPIVDNGWLPKNRQVGQSGKVVTPTVYLAFGISGAVQHVAGMKGAETIIAVNTDPDAPIFDIADYGVVGDLFEVVPELIERFES, translated from the coding sequence ATGAGCGACGGCGACGTGCTCGCCGTCGTCGAACACCGGCGCGGCTCACTCCGCCCGGTGAGCTACGAACTGATCGCGGCCGGGAGCGACCTGGCGGCCGACCTGGGCGGCGACCTGCACGTGGCCGTGATCGGCGGCGACGTCGAGGGCTTCGCCGAGCGGGTGAACCGCGCGGGCGTCGACACCATCCACGTCGTCGACGAGGGTGAGGAGTTCAACCACGACGTCTACGCGGCGACGACGACGGCGCTGTTCGAGGCCGTCGAGCCGAGCGTCCTCCTCATGCCGAACAGCGTGAACGGCCTCGACTACGCGCCCGCGGTGGCGACGCGGCTGTCGGTCCCGCTGGTCAGCGACGCGGTCGACCTGTCGGTCGACAACGGCCTCGTCGTCACCCGGGAGACCTACGGCTCGAAGGTGGAGACGGACGTCGAGACGACCACGCCGGTCGCCGTGACGATCCGGGGCGGCGAGTGGCCGCCCGCCGAAGACCCGGGCGACGCCGCGGTCGAACCCTTCGACGTCGACGTCGACGAGGCGTCGGTCCGCTCGACGGTCCGCGGGTTCGAGGAGGTCGGCGCCGGCGACGTCGACATCGGCGAGGCCGAGTTCATCGTCTCGGTCGGCCGCGGCATCGAGGAGGAGGAGAACCTCGAACTGATCGAAGAGCTGGCCGACGCGCTCGACGCGACGGTGGCGGCATCGCGGCCCATCGTCGACAACGGCTGGCTGCCGAAAAACCGGCAGGTCGGCCAGTCCGGGAAGGTCGTCACGCCGACGGTGTACCTCGCGTTCGGCATCTCCGGGGCGGTCCAGCACGTCGCGGGCATGAAGGGCGCGGAGACGATCATCGCGGTCAACACCGACCCCGACGCCCCCATCTTCGACATCGCGGACTACGGCGTCGTCGGCGACCTGTTCGAGGTCGTTCCGGAGCTTATCGAGCGGTTCGAATCGTAG
- a CDS encoding polyprenyl synthetase family protein, translating into MEYLDRRVRLVNDRLESLIEAVEPTELAAELEHVALAGGKRVRPAVTVLTCEAVGGSPTDAVEFAVGIELVHNASLVIDDIIDRSAVRRGTPSAWEAFGYGPAIVASDGLLGEAFALFSENERAMRIVAEAMVELGEGEATELVARPETEAEYMALARRKTGVLFRAAAELGAVAGGADAFTVESLGDYAERVGVAFQIRDDVLDATADADALGKPTGQDAEMDRPSLVQVTDLSPEVANERARRQSDRALSALSAADTEDVDAVDYLQDLAEFVVVRER; encoded by the coding sequence ATGGAGTATCTGGATCGGCGAGTCCGCCTGGTGAACGACCGTTTGGAGTCGCTCATCGAAGCGGTCGAACCGACGGAACTCGCCGCGGAACTCGAACACGTCGCCCTCGCGGGCGGCAAGCGCGTCCGGCCGGCGGTGACGGTGTTGACCTGCGAGGCGGTCGGCGGGTCGCCGACCGACGCCGTCGAGTTCGCGGTCGGGATCGAACTCGTCCACAACGCCTCGCTGGTGATCGACGACATCATCGACCGGTCGGCGGTGCGCCGCGGCACCCCGAGCGCGTGGGAGGCGTTCGGCTACGGTCCCGCCATCGTCGCCAGCGACGGCCTGCTCGGCGAGGCCTTCGCGCTCTTTTCGGAGAACGAGCGGGCCATGCGCATCGTCGCCGAAGCGATGGTCGAACTCGGCGAGGGCGAGGCGACGGAACTGGTCGCCCGCCCGGAGACCGAAGCGGAGTACATGGCGCTCGCCCGGCGCAAGACGGGGGTCCTCTTCCGGGCGGCGGCGGAACTCGGGGCCGTGGCCGGCGGGGCCGACGCCTTCACCGTCGAGTCGCTGGGCGACTACGCCGAGCGGGTCGGCGTCGCGTTCCAGATCCGCGACGACGTGCTCGACGCCACCGCCGACGCGGACGCGCTCGGCAAGCCGACCGGACAGGACGCCGAGATGGACCGGCCGTCGCTGGTCCAGGTGACCGACCTCTCGCCGGAGGTGGCGAACGAGCGGGCCCGCCGGCAGTCCGACCGGGCGCTGTCGGCGCTGTCGGCGGCCGACACCGAGGACGTCGACGCGGTCGACTACCTCCAGGACCTCGCGGAGTTCGTCGTCGTCCGGGAGCGCTAG
- a CDS encoding DUF373 family protein: MLLVLCVDLDDDLGRKTGVETPVVGRDAVRDAAVDLATTDPEDSDVNVMFQGLHVLDDLRREESEEVEVAAVTGVQGSEVRATRAVGEEVDRVLAGLSTGESVRAVVITDGAQDESVLPVIRSRVPIDSVRRVVVRQAQNLESMYYTMKQVLADPETRGTLLVPLGILLLIYPFVTIATFFDVPGAAVLGLISALLGLYTLFRGLGLESTVDEVADRVRNVLYAGRVTIITYVVAAALLVVGGAEGVSTLRTVETGIAGPPSAMTVLAALVNGAIQWFAAAGITSSLGQVTDEYLADRFKWRYLNAPFYVAAIAVVLYAVSGFLLPPIEGMTTLTLTDLAIALVVGTLLGVLSTLTFAVAESRYPTGADPA; the protein is encoded by the coding sequence GTGCTCCTGGTGCTCTGTGTGGACCTCGACGACGACCTCGGTCGCAAGACCGGCGTCGAGACGCCGGTGGTCGGCCGTGACGCCGTCAGGGACGCCGCCGTCGACCTCGCCACGACGGACCCCGAGGACTCCGACGTGAACGTCATGTTCCAGGGGCTTCACGTCCTCGACGACCTCCGTCGGGAGGAGAGCGAGGAGGTGGAGGTGGCGGCCGTCACCGGCGTCCAAGGGAGCGAGGTGCGGGCCACCCGCGCGGTCGGCGAGGAGGTCGACCGCGTGCTGGCGGGGCTGTCGACCGGCGAGTCCGTCCGCGCGGTCGTCATCACCGACGGCGCACAGGACGAGTCCGTGCTGCCGGTCATCCGCTCGCGGGTCCCCATCGACAGCGTCCGTCGGGTCGTGGTTCGGCAGGCCCAGAACCTGGAGTCGATGTACTACACGATGAAGCAGGTGCTCGCTGACCCCGAGACGCGGGGGACCCTGCTGGTTCCGCTCGGCATCCTCCTCCTGATCTACCCCTTCGTCACCATCGCCACCTTCTTCGACGTACCGGGCGCGGCCGTCCTCGGCCTCATCTCCGCGCTGCTCGGCCTCTACACGCTGTTCCGTGGCCTCGGCCTCGAATCGACAGTCGACGAGGTCGCCGACCGCGTGCGGAACGTCCTCTACGCCGGCCGGGTGACGATCATCACCTACGTCGTGGCCGCGGCGCTCCTGGTCGTGGGCGGCGCCGAGGGCGTCTCGACGTTGCGGACCGTCGAGACCGGCATCGCCGGGCCGCCCTCGGCGATGACGGTGCTCGCGGCCCTCGTCAACGGCGCGATCCAGTGGTTCGCCGCGGCGGGGATCACCAGCAGCCTCGGGCAGGTCACCGACGAGTACCTCGCCGACCGGTTCAAGTGGCGCTACCTGAACGCGCCCTTCTACGTCGCCGCCATCGCGGTCGTCCTCTATGCGGTCTCGGGGTTCCTGTTGCCCCCAATCGAGGGGATGACGACGCTGACCCTGACCGACCTCGCCATCGCGCTCGTCGTGGGGACGCTGCTCGGCGTCCTCAGCACGCTCACCTTCGCCGTCGCGGAGTCGCGGTATCCGACGGGTGCCGACCCCGCCTAG
- a CDS encoding IS6 family transposase, translated as MSENASLSGCIGRIELGFVEREATPRLLMKLSIQLHLAGLSLSNTVSILEIFGVERARSTVHNWVHKADLQPEEGRRPDHVAVDETVIRLNDEQYWLYAAVDPETNELLHTKLEPTRTNVIAYSFFRELREKHDVDDAVFLVDGAKPLNDACRRHGLDFRYERHGNRNSVERVFREVKCRTTSFSNCFSNAEAETANEWLRSFAFAWNQLI; from the coding sequence ATGTCAGAAAACGCTAGCCTCAGCGGTTGTATCGGCCGAATTGAGTTAGGTTTTGTGGAACGAGAGGCAACACCGCGGCTGTTGATGAAGCTCAGTATTCAGCTCCATCTTGCTGGACTATCACTTTCGAATACTGTCTCTATTCTTGAGATATTTGGTGTTGAACGCGCACGATCCACCGTTCATAACTGGGTTCACAAGGCCGATCTACAGCCCGAAGAGGGTCGACGTCCGGATCACGTTGCGGTTGACGAAACGGTGATCCGACTCAACGACGAGCAGTATTGGCTGTACGCCGCGGTCGATCCGGAGACGAACGAATTACTCCATACAAAGCTCGAACCGACGAGAACGAACGTTATCGCTTACTCGTTCTTTCGCGAATTACGCGAGAAACACGACGTTGACGACGCGGTGTTTCTCGTCGACGGTGCGAAACCCCTGAACGACGCGTGCCGTCGCCACGGCCTCGATTTCAGATATGAACGCCACGGAAATCGGAACAGCGTCGAACGTGTTTTTCGTGAGGTAAAATGCAGAACTACCAGTTTCTCGAACTGTTTTAGCAACGCCGAAGCAGAAACTGCAAACGAGTGGCTCAGATCGTTCGCCTTCGCATGGAATCAACTAATCTGA
- a CDS encoding HVO_0649 family zinc finger protein — translation MSMTNRSGSTPFGRLRAHFEASRAACPACGYEDPEVEWRVTTTGCRVAYRHRCPSCDAVEEHEFSL, via the coding sequence ATGTCAATGACGAACCGGTCCGGGTCGACCCCGTTCGGGCGGCTCCGGGCGCACTTCGAGGCGTCACGGGCGGCGTGCCCGGCCTGTGGGTACGAGGACCCCGAGGTCGAGTGGCGGGTGACCACCACGGGTTGCCGCGTCGCGTACCGGCACCGCTGTCCGAGCTGCGACGCCGTCGAGGAACACGAGTTCAGCCTGTAA
- a CDS encoding DUF2070 family protein, with protein MTATQSDLADLSRYIFTAPSWYASLGFALVLAAMAGIAAFDSGTTSPTWRNLLILGRDAWQGIFFIGLPTVIASLGTTGVDRFVGGKLTPNRSSLLALICEVILVAIVTVAGIVSQVTPLGQTFVYDALVIALASIFAFRLLVVMAVSQSSLLIAAVPASLQTVVSAVFLFVYSGTVRFLELGGPLVDAYLMPYLSRASEAPPELWIIDAAHFQLLAVTCVIYAGAVYTFIRVIDRPWQRSLGVSVLDFIRGFVGHVAEGSRELEDFFEKLGEEAVVPVTVLSFQRPDGTQKARFVLPMIHPGPMGEIGGGNFPVRVAEHTEGLVFPPHATAGHDFNLVTEREVDAILDAIDAAGDRIAYAEEATRSVRTGSGEASMLGQAFGDDALLVATFAPGFADDVEYGVGLATAAEARTVGLDDVLLVDAHNSNNGLQGEDLGHVTPGSERAFDMITAARQAGRQLSEAPRGALHLGVAWDRTPWTPLDGIGPLGIRVAVAEVEGQHTAYVLVDGNNMVPGLRGRVVDAVTAREPIDAVEVMTTDTHIVNSVEADNQVGSAIDHGEFVALIERLLDEAVADLEPVSAGMATERASVTVFGNDRTETLASHANALVSMGGALAAIIIIVAMAVSVLIFFLTG; from the coding sequence ATGACGGCGACCCAGTCCGACCTCGCGGACCTGTCGCGGTATATCTTCACCGCGCCCAGCTGGTACGCCAGCCTCGGGTTCGCGCTCGTGCTCGCCGCGATGGCCGGCATCGCGGCCTTCGACTCGGGGACCACGTCGCCGACGTGGCGGAACCTGCTCATCCTCGGCCGCGACGCCTGGCAGGGCATCTTCTTCATCGGACTGCCGACGGTCATCGCGTCGCTGGGGACGACCGGGGTCGACCGCTTCGTCGGCGGCAAACTCACCCCGAACCGGTCGTCGCTGCTGGCGCTGATCTGCGAGGTCATCCTCGTGGCCATCGTCACCGTCGCGGGCATCGTCTCGCAGGTGACGCCGCTGGGCCAGACGTTCGTCTACGACGCCCTGGTGATCGCGCTGGCCTCCATCTTCGCCTTCCGCCTGCTGGTCGTCATGGCCGTCTCGCAGTCCTCGCTCCTGATCGCCGCGGTGCCCGCGAGCCTCCAGACGGTCGTCTCGGCGGTGTTCCTGTTCGTCTACAGCGGCACCGTCCGGTTTCTGGAACTCGGCGGCCCGCTCGTCGACGCCTACCTGATGCCCTACCTCTCGCGGGCCTCGGAGGCGCCACCGGAGCTGTGGATCATCGACGCCGCTCACTTCCAACTGCTCGCGGTCACCTGCGTGATCTACGCCGGGGCGGTCTACACCTTCATCCGGGTGATCGACCGCCCGTGGCAGCGGAGCCTCGGCGTGTCGGTCCTCGATTTCATCCGCGGGTTCGTCGGCCACGTCGCCGAGGGATCCCGCGAGCTGGAGGACTTCTTCGAGAAACTGGGCGAGGAGGCGGTCGTCCCTGTGACGGTGCTGTCCTTCCAGCGGCCCGACGGCACCCAGAAGGCGCGGTTCGTCCTGCCGATGATCCACCCCGGGCCGATGGGTGAGATCGGTGGCGGCAACTTCCCCGTCCGGGTCGCCGAACACACGGAGGGGCTGGTCTTTCCGCCCCACGCCACCGCCGGCCACGACTTCAACCTCGTGACCGAGCGCGAGGTGGACGCCATCCTCGACGCCATCGACGCCGCGGGCGACCGGATCGCGTACGCCGAGGAGGCGACACGGAGCGTCCGCACGGGGTCGGGCGAGGCGTCGATGCTCGGCCAGGCCTTCGGCGACGACGCCCTCCTGGTGGCCACCTTCGCCCCGGGCTTCGCCGATGACGTGGAGTACGGCGTCGGCCTCGCGACGGCCGCCGAGGCCCGCACCGTCGGCCTCGACGACGTCCTCCTGGTCGACGCGCACAACTCCAACAACGGCCTCCAGGGCGAGGACCTGGGCCACGTCACGCCCGGCAGCGAGCGCGCCTTCGACATGATCACGGCGGCCAGGCAAGCCGGACGGCAACTGAGCGAGGCGCCACGCGGGGCGCTCCACCTCGGCGTCGCCTGGGACCGGACGCCGTGGACCCCGCTCGACGGCATCGGCCCGCTCGGGATCCGGGTGGCGGTCGCCGAAGTCGAGGGGCAACACACGGCCTACGTCCTCGTCGACGGCAACAACATGGTGCCCGGACTGCGGGGACGGGTCGTCGACGCGGTGACCGCCCGCGAACCGATCGACGCCGTGGAGGTGATGACGACCGACACGCACATCGTCAACAGCGTCGAGGCGGACAACCAGGTTGGGTCGGCCATCGATCACGGCGAGTTCGTCGCGCTGATCGAACGGTTGCTCGACGAGGCCGTCGCCGACCTCGAACCGGTGTCGGCGGGGATGGCGACCGAACGGGCTTCGGTGACGGTGTTCGGCAACGACCGCACGGAGACCCTCGCCAGTCACGCCAACGCCCTCGTCTCGATGGGCGGAGCGCTCGCCGCCATCATCATCATCGTCGCGATGGCGGTCAGCGTCCTGATCTTCTTCCTTACAGGCTGA